From a region of the Mycosarcoma maydis chromosome 7, whole genome shotgun sequence genome:
- a CDS encoding putative sulfite reductase cys-4: MGSISAVGAVARIAVLTSATLVNVAPSGKASTSSFSSVADKASELNAQLDVEHLNQHVELGSVLSQLKPAGNGLISVLSHAHQPTFTRLVPHLPKLVHTPLVFHVASAGEHSDIMALRQSGLVLLHSSTAAQAHDHALLATKIATSAKRAVLHFFEDASGPVEEVTNVDLASFIGSVAASTSTDAAAPKINGLNGHANGINGHVNGVNGANGNANGYASAVASEAGFDDLESAIDAAYEDVAELVGHAVEPFQLVGASDAQNLAVVLGAGSETLQDYTAPHNDLAVLDIRLVRPSLPQRLLDTIPAGIKRIAVLEQSVRRTTKLGPLFVDVASAFQGSERTLPSVFVSAILGHIDNGDNAAKELIKALQAPKPKHAFIVGDLKKLSARAQASPATAATTAPVQVPKHEEAYNLMLEQVFADRLALVNSANEESDDHPAARSPEYAFGQVLAQLEQRDELIRAVNDVLRDGGVSTELHEALSQWLVAKQDVKKNVASSNKVASLLQSSTSGAALQNIKSLSEHLLLKSRWIVGSDAWAYDAGMGGVHHVIASGRNVNMLIFDSVPYTKRDAQAAHKRKKDVALYAMNYGNVYVASTAIYADYTQVLHALMEADKFDGPSVVLAYVPYRTEDAPALDVLRETKLAVDSGYWPLFRWDPSAEARGSDVFRLDGVRLREQLQQFLDRQNLFTTLINSRPELSYDIAASQGNALRELQRRKAKEAYEKMLGSLDGPPLLILVASDGGNAEKVAKKLAVRAKARGVAARLLTMDDFPVTEELKDEKNVVFLTSTAGQGEAPQNGRFTYKALHAMADAALPDTLNFTVFAMGDSHYWPRPEDAHYYNKPGKDIDVRLEQLGATRMTPIGLGDDQDADGYQTGYKIWEPLLWKALGVDTVEVKEAEPEPITNEHMKIASNYLRGTIKEALVDTSTGAIPETDGQLTKFHGTYMQYDRDTLEERKAAGLEPAYSFMIRARIPGGVVTPAQWVQLDDVAEKYGNQTIKITTRQTIQYHCVIKSNLKAAMQGINKSMLDTIAACGDVNRNVMCSPNPNLSELHEDVYEFSKSISEHLLPRMNAYHEIWLDKETDSSKQLLIGGVLQDYEPLYGPYYLPRKFKIAIAVPPRNDTDCFAHDIGLIAIADPVTKRLAGFNLAVGGGMGVTHSMKATYPRLGNVIGFVTPEQTLDACRIVMLIQRDTGNRANRKQARLKYTIDKHWGGADNFKAEVERRLGYKLAEPKSYKFETNTDLYGWTQDYKGNYHCTLWLENGRVKDEPGAPFRTGLRELCKIHKGAFRLTPNQHIIVSDIKPEDKDTIDAHLRKYKMNNWEHSGVKLSASACVAFPTCGLAMAESERYLPLLMDKIESIFEANGLRSTDTVFRMSGCANGCSRPWMAEAGFVGKAPGQYVMTLGGSHNGTRLSKIYRESVDEKEILEIMNKLVPLYAENRIEGESFGDYVIRAGIIKPTTEGKAFYEDMCPSDVVPPSAAAKKGPAQATEHYDRASSA; the protein is encoded by the coding sequence ATGGGCTCCATCTCTGCTGTCGGCGCCGTCGCCAGGATTGCGGTGCTTACTTCCGCCACTTTGGTCAACGTCGCTCCCTCGGGCAAAgcttccacctcctccttctcatCGGTCGCCGATAAGGCCAGCGAGCTCAACGCACAACTCGATGTCGAGCACCTCAATCAGCATGTCGAACTTGGCTCGGTGctttcgcagctcaagccTGCTGGCAATGGTCTAATCTCGGTCTTGTCCCACGCGCACCAGCCCACTTTCACCCGTCTGGTGCCACACCTCCCCAAGCTTGTCCACACCCCTCTCGTCTTCCATGTCGCTAGCGCAGGCGAGCACAGCGATATCATGGCTCTCCGCCAGTCGGGCCTCGTACTCCTCCACTCTTCCACTGCCGCACAGGCGCACGACCACGCCCTCCTCGCTACCAAGATCGCCACATCGGCTAAGCGCGCTGTCCTCCATTTCTTCGAAGATGCCTCTGGCCCTGTTGAAGAGGTGACCaacgtcgatctcgcttCGTTTATCGGCTCGGTGGCTGCTTCTACCAGcaccgatgctgccgctcCCAAGATCAATGGTCTCAACGGCCATGCCAACGGCATCAACGGCCACGTCAACGGCGTCAATGGTGCCAATGGAAACGCAAATGGCTATGCCAGCGCTGTTGCCAGCGAGGCTGGCTTTGACGACCTCGAGTCggccatcgacgctgcctACGAGGAtgttgctgagcttgtcggCCACGCTGTCGAGCctttccagctcgtcgggGCTTCCGATGCCCAGAACCTCGCCGTCGTGCTCGGTGCCGGCTCCGAGACACTCCAAGACTACACTGCTCCTCACAACGACTTGGCCGTGCTCGATATCCGTCTTGTGCGTCCCTCGTTGCCACAGCGTCTCCTCGACACCATCCCTGCCGGCATCAAGCGCATTGCTGTTCTCGAGCAGAGCGTACGAAGAaccaccaagctcggccCACTCTTTGTCGACGTAGCCTCCGCTTTCCAGGGTTCTGAGCGCACCCTCCCCTCCGTCTTTGTCAGTGCCATCCTTGGCCATATTGACAATGGCGACAATGCTGCCAAAGAGCTTATCAAGGCGCTCCAGGCTCCGAAGCCCAAGCATGCTTTCATCGTCGGTGACCTCAAGAAGCTTTCGGCTCGCGCTCAGGCTTCTCCCGCTACTGCCGCCACCACTGCTCCCGTTCAGGTGCCCAAGCACGAGGAGGCTTACAATCTCATGCTCGAACAGGTATTTGCAGACCGcctcgcgctcgtcaacTCGGCCAACGAAGAGTCCGACGATCACCCTGCTGCTCGCAGTCCCGAATACGCTTTTGGCCAGGTGCTCGCCCAGCTCGAACAGCGCGATGAGCTCATTCGTGCTGTCAATGATGTCCTTCGCGATGGCGGTGTTTCGACCGAGCTGCACGAGGCTCTCTCCCAGTGGCTTGTGGCCAAGCAGGACGTTAAGAAGAACGTCGCTTCTAGCAACAAGGTCGCTTCCCTCCTCCAATCGTCCACTTCCGGTGCTGCGCTTCAAAACATCAAGTCGCTCTCGGAACACCTCTTGCTCAAGAGCCGATGGATCGTAGGCAGCGACGCTTGGGCCTACGACGCCGGCATGGGCGGTGTCCACCACGTCATCGCCTCGGGCCGCAACGTCAACATGCTCATCTTCGATAGCGTTCCCTACACCAAGCGAGATGCTCAGGCTGCTcacaagcgcaagaaggACGTCGCCCTTTATGCCATGAACTACGGCAACGTCTACGTCGCCAGTACCGCCATTTACGCCGACTACACTCAGGTTCTCCACGCACTGATGGAGGCCGACAAGTTCGACGGTCCCTCGGTCGTGCTCGCCTACGTTCCTTACCGTACCGAGGACGCTCCTGCTCTCGACGTGCTGCGCGAGACCAAGCTCGCCGTCGACTCGGGCTACTGGCCACTCTTCCGCTGGGATCCCAGTGCCGAGGCGCGCGGCTCCGATGTTTTCCGCCTCGATGGTGTGCGTCTGCGtgagcagcttcagcagTTCCTCGACCGCCAGAACCTCTTCACCACGCTTATCAACTCGCGCCCTGAGCTTTCGTACGATATTGCCGCTTCGCAGGGCAATGCACTTCGCGAGTTGCAGCGTCGCAAGGCTAAAGAGGCTTACGAGAAGAtgctcggctcgctcgatgGCCCTCCtctgctcatcctcgttgCCTCGGATGGCGGCAACGCCGAAAAGGTAGCCAAGAAGCTTGCCGTTCGTGCCAAGGCTCGTGGTGTCGCCGCTCGTCTGCTCACCATGGACGACTTCCCCGTGACcgaggagctcaaggacgagAAGAACGTTGTCTTCCTGACCTCCACTGCTGGTCAGGGTGAGGCTCCTCAGAACGGTCGATTCACCTACAAGGCGCTCCACGCCATGGCTGACGCCGCGCTGCCGGACACGCTCAACTTTACCGTCTTCGCCATGGGTGACAGCCACTACTGGCCCCGACCCGAAGATGCTCACTACTACAACAAGCCCGGTAAGGACATTGACGTacgtctcgagcagctcggcgctACGCGAATGACTCCGATTGGCCTCGGTGACGATCAGGACGCCGATGGCTACCAGACTGGCTACAAAATCTGGGAGCCCTTACTCTGGAAGGCGCTTGGCGTCGACACGGTCGAGGTTAAGGAGGCCGAGCCCGAGCCCATCACCAATGAGCACATGAAGATCGCCTCCAACTACCTGCGTGGTACCATTAAGGAAGCTCTCGTTGACACCTCGACCGGTGCCATCCCTGAGACCGACGGTCAGCTCACCAAGTTCCACGGCACCTACATGCAGTACGACCGAGACACTCTCGAGGAACGCAAGGCTGCCGGTCTCGAGCCTGCCTACAGCTTCATGATCCGAGCCCGTATCCCCGGTGGTGTTGTGACGCCCGCGCAGTGggtgcagctcgacgacgttgcCGAAAAGTACGGCAACcagacgatcaagatcaCTACGCGCCAGACGATTCAGTACCACTGCGTCATCAAGAGCAACCTCAAGGCTGCCATGCAAGGCATCAACAAGTCGATGCTCGACACGATCGCCGCCTGTGGTGATGTCAACCGAAATGTCATGTGCTCGCCCAATCCCAACCTCAGCGAGCTGCACGAGGATGTCTACGAGTTCTCCAAGTCGATCTCGGAACACCTGCTGCCGCGCATGAACGCTTACCACGAGATCTGGCTCGATAAGGAGACCGACAGCtccaagcagctgctcatcgGTGGTGTTTTGCAGGACTACGAGCCGCTCTACGGCCCTTACTACTTGCCGCGAAAGTTCAAGATCGCCATTGCTGTGCCTCCACGCAACGACACGGACTGCTTCGCACACGACATTGGTCTCATTGCTATCGCTGACCCTGTGACCAAGCGTCTGGCTGGTTTCAACTTGGCCGTCGGTGGTGGTATGGGTGTCACTCACTCGATGAAGGCCACCTACCCGCGACTCGGCAACGTCATCGGTTTTGTGACGCCCGAACAAACGCTCGACGCCTGTCGCATCGTCATGCTCATCCAGCGCGACACTGGTAACCGAGCCAACCGTAAGCAGGCGCGTTTGAAGTACACCATCGACAAGCACTGGGGTGGTGCCGACAACTTCAAGGCCGAGGTTGAACGTCGTCTGGGTTATAAACTCGCTGAGCCAAAGTCGTACAAGTTTGAGACCAATACCGACTTGTACGGCTGGACGCAGGACTACAAGGGCAACTACCACTGCACGTTGTGGCTCGAAAACGGTCGTGTCAAGGACGAGCCTGGTGCGCCCTTCCGAACGGGTCTGCGCGAGCTGTGCAAGATCCACAAGGGCGCCTTCCGCTTGACGCCCAACCAGCACATCATCGTTTCGGACATCAAGCccgaggacaaggacaCCATCGATGCCCACTTGCGCAAGTACAAGATGAACAACTGGGAGCACTCGGGTGTCAAGCTGTCGGCCAGCGCCTGCGTTGCCTTCCCGACATGTGGCCTTGCCATGGCCGAGTCTGAGCGATACTTGCCCTTGCTCATggacaagatcgagtcgatttTCGAGGCCAACGGCTTGCGTAGCACCGACACCGTCTTCCGTATGTCTGGTTGTGCTAACGGCTGCTCTCGACCTTGGATGGCCGAAGCTGGTTTCGTCGGCAAAGCGCCCGGCCAATACGTGATGACCTTGGGTGGTTCGCACAATGGTACGCGTCTGTCCAAGATCTATCGCGAGTCGGTCGACGAGAAGGAGATCCTCGAGATCATGAACAAACTCGTACCTCTGTATGCTGAAAACCGCATCGAAGGCGAGTCGTTTGGTGACTACGTCATTCGTGCTGGCATCATCAAGCCTACCACGGAGGGCAAGGCCTTCTATGAGGACATGTGCCCCTCGGATGTTGTGCCACCCAGCGCGGCGGCTAAAAAGGGTCCTGCTCAGGCCACCGAGCACTACGACCGTGCATCTTCGGCATGA
- a CDS encoding uncharacterized protein (related to TFIIIC subunit, 55 kDa (transcription initiation factor)), with translation MLDTIYICRHGFRMSWIGAENFPTTDRPRDPVLTAHGQSQARHLASYLSSLPASEQPQLIISSPYYRCLQTSLPTASALKLELVAEPGLAEWFPTAATKTGVHPSPASAAYMKEFVTELSLSWKPMLYPSRDGETISELHARARRVLDLIQQRCGQLGLKRVLICSHAATIIAMGRVLLDDDADGKRTKFIGAGTATLSKYTRTREGGVWKQELNGDASFLPGGVEREWHFGMVPDNVTEHGMGQGWVDPEAPTEKATGQGQALSTKL, from the coding sequence ATGCTCGACACGATCTACATCTGTCGACATGGCTTTCGAATGTCTTGGATTGGTGCCGAGAACTTTCCTACCACCGATCGACCACGTGATCCCGTCCTGACTGCTCATGGTCAATCACAAGCGCGACACCTCGCATCCTATCTCTCCTCCCTGCCTGCATCTGAGCAACCCCAACTGATCATCAGCTCTCCTTACTACCGATGTCTCCAAACCTCCCTGCCGACTGCGTCTGCACTCAAATTGGAGCTGGTAGCCGAGCCAGGGTTAGCAGAATGGTTTCCTACAGCAGCGACAAAGACGGGCGTCCATCCGTCGCCTGCAAGCGCCGCCTACATGAAGGAATTCGTAACCGAGCTCTCCTTATCCTGGAAACCGATGCTGTATCCAAGTCGCGACGGTGAAACCATTTCGGAACTACACGCAAGAGCACGTCGAGTGCTCGACCTTATTCAACAAAGATGCGGCCAGCTGGGTTTGAAAAGAGTGCTCATATGCAGCCATGCTGCGACGATCATCGCGATGGGAAGAGTGCTACTAGATGATGATGCGGATGGCAAGCGGACCAAGTTTATCGGCGCAGGAACGGCGACGTTGAGCAAGTATACGAGAACGCGCGAGGGAGGGGTGTGGAAACAGGAGTTGAATGGGGATGCGTCTTTCTTGCCCGGTGGTGTGGAGAGAGAGTGGCATTTCGGCATGGTGCCGGACAACGTGACCGAACACGGCATGGGTCAAGGCTGGGTGGACCCAGAAGCTCCGACTGAGAAGGCAACAGGGCAAGGCCAGGCACTGTCGACCAAGTTGTAG
- a CDS encoding 60S ribosomal protein eL13, with protein MAVKHNNILHNNHFRKDWQRRVKVWFDQPGAKKRRRTAREAKAAKLGLRPVQLLRPAVRCPTLRYNTKIRSGRGFTIEEVKAAGLGKKYARSVGIPVDHRRRNKSEESLKLNVERIKAYQARLVVIPKLTKKNKDKKVDLSNVEAVRQVQSVLPLPAGTEAEKPRAITSEEKEFNAYETLRKARGTHRAAGKVKARIAKKEEEAANAKK; from the coding sequence ATGGCCGTGAAGCACAACAACATCCTTCACAACAACCACTTCCGCAAGGACTGGCAGCGTCGGGTCAAGGTCTGGTTCGACCAGCCCGGTGCCAAGAAGAGGAGACGCACTGCGCGTGAGGCCaaggctgccaagctggGCCTGCGCCCCGTCCAGCTTCTGCGCCCCGCCGTGCGATGCCCCACGCTCCGATACAACACCAAGATCCGCTCTGGTCGTggtttcacgattgaggAAGTCAAGGCTGCCGGTCTGGGCAAGAAGTACGCGCGCTCTGTCGGTATCCCCGTCGACCACCGTCGCCGCAACAAGTCTGAGGAGAgcctcaagctcaacgtTGAGCGCATCAAGGCTTACCAGGCGCGTCTTGTGGTCATCCCCAAGCTgaccaagaagaacaaggacaagaaggtCGACCTCTCCAACGTCGAGGCTGTTCGCCAGGTTCAGTCGGTTCTTCCGCTCCCTGCCGGTACCGAGGCCGAGAAGCCCCGTGCCATCACCTCGGAGGAGAAGGAATTCAACGCTTACGAGACCCTCCGCAAGGCTCGTGGTACTCACCGTGCCGCCGGCAAGGTCAAGGCCCGCAtcgccaagaaggaggaggaggctgccaacgccaagaagTAA
- a CDS encoding uncharacterized protein (related to HOR2 - DL-glycerol phosphatase): MVKTVSVEVDTILFDMDGTLIDSTPAVNATWASFAQQYNLDLSFVMQTCHGYRTVENLRRFIPSISDAELPKEVERFESNILVVAKQNAAKGQGGSIVAMPGAKELLDQINSGRPDAAVEKGNYGWAIVTSATKAYAQQGFASAGVSSPPEVFITSDLCTKGKPDPQPYLMGAEKTGQDISRCLVVEDAPPGVRAGKRAGAKTLALRTTHDGEKMQQEGADYIVEDLRSVQAKWKHDGSGLVLTIQAEQPEKGEAKGISELAKQIQLQNDPTSNTHAVNGQP; encoded by the coding sequence ATGGTCAAGACAGTcagcgtcgaggtcgacacCATCCTGTTTGACATGGATGGCACGTTGATCGATTCCACCCCTGCTGTAAATGCCACATGGGCTTCATTTGCGCAGCAATACAATCTCGACCTGTCCTTTGTCATGCAAACGTGCCACGGCTACCGAACGGTTGAGAATCTTCGACGATTCATCCCATCGATCTCGGATGCTGAGTTGCCCAAAGAAGTGGAACGGTTCGAGTCCAACATTTTGGTTGTTGCAAAGCAGAATGCGGCGAAAGGGCAAGGTGGATCGATTGTTGCTATGCCTGGAGCCAAGGAGTTGCTGGATCAGATCAATTCGGGACGTCCGGATGCTGCGGTAGAGAAAGGCAACTACGGCTGGGCTATAGTTACCAGTGCAACCAAGGCGTACGCACAACAAGGTTTTGCAAGTGCCGGTGTGAGCAGTCCGCCCGAGGTATTCATTACCTCGGACCTTTGCACAAAAGGCAAGCCTGATCCACAACCATACCTTATGGGCGCCGAGAAGACCGGCCAAGATATCAGTCGCTGTCTTGTCGTAGAAGATGCGCCACCGGGCGTACGTGCAGGCAAGCGTGCAGGCGCCAAAACCCTCGCATTGAGAACCACCCATGACGGCGAAAAAATGCAACAAGAAGGCGCCGACTACATCGTCGAAGATCTACGAAGCGTACAGGCCAAGTGGAAACACGATGGAAGCGGACTCGTCTTAACAATCCAAGCAGAGCAACCCGAGAAAGGCGAGGCAAAAGGTATCTCCGAGTTGGCGAAACAGATTCAGTTGCAGAACGATCCCACCTCAAACACCCACGCCGTCAACGGTCAGCCGTAG